The following proteins are co-located in the Theropithecus gelada isolate Dixy chromosome 19, Tgel_1.0, whole genome shotgun sequence genome:
- the CAPS gene encoding LOW QUALITY PROTEIN: calcyphosin (The sequence of the model RefSeq protein was modified relative to this genomic sequence to represent the inferred CDS: deleted 2 bases in 1 codon; substituted 1 base at 1 genomic stop codon) has protein sequence MQCHRDLAVSQALWGWQLSKQSGWVHPSLPFLPPLPSPPHPLSASTVHSCSWAPPRLQRHLPLATVSPGTTQLTEGPAGRTLGQTQARXEQPRPSMDAVDATMEKLRAQCLSRGASGIQGLARFFRQLDRDGSRFLDAEEFGRGLAKLGLVLDQAEAEGVCRRWDRDGSRTLDLEEFLRALRPPMSQAREAVIAAAFAKLDRSGDGVVTVDDLRGVYSGRAHPKVRSGEWTEDEVLRRFLDNFDSSEKDGQVTLAEFQDYYSGVSASMNTDEEFVAMMTSAWQL, from the exons ATGCAATGCCACAGGGATCTGGCTGTGTCCCAGGCCCTGTGGGGCTGGCAGTTGAGTAAGCAGTCAGGCTGGGTGCACccatccctccccttc ctcccccccctcccttctcccccccATCCACTGTCCGCCAGCACAGTGCATTCATGCAGCTGGGCCCCGCCCCGTCTCCAGAGGCACCTCCCGCTAGCAACAGTCTCCCCAGGCACGACACAGCTAACAGAAGGCCCGGCAGGCAGGACTCTGGGACAGACGCAGGCCAGGTGAGAGC AGCCCAGACCCAGCATGGACGCTGTGGACGCCACCATGGAGAAACTCCGGGCGCAGTGCCTGTCCCGCGGGGCCTCGGGCATCCAGGGCCTGGCCAG GTTTTTCCGCCAACTAGACCGGGACGGGAGCAGATTCCTGGATGCTGAGGAGTTCGGGCGGGGTCTGGCCAAACTCGGGCTGGTGCTGGACCAGGCGGAGGCAGAGGGTGTGTGCAGGAGGTGGGACCGCGACGGCAGCAGGACGCTGGATCTGGAGGAGTTCCTTCGGGCGCTGCGG CCCCCCATGTCCCAGGCCCGGGAGGCAGTCATCGCAGCTGCATTTGCCAAGCTGGACCGCAGTGGGGACGGCGTAGTGACAGTGGACGACCTCCGCGGGGTGTACAGTGGCCGTGCCCACCCCAAGGTGCGCAGTGGGGAGTGGACCGAGGACGAGGTGCTGCGCCGCTTCCTGGACAACTTCGACTCCTCTGAGAAGGACGGGCAG GTCACGCTGGCGGAATTCCAGGACTACTACAGCGGCGTGAGTGCCTCCATGAACACAGATGAGGAGTTCGTGGCTATGATGACCAGTGCCTGGCAGCTGTGA
- the RANBP3 gene encoding ran-binding protein 3 isoform X5 → MADLANEEERSSGFRLKPPTLIHGQAPSAGLPSQKPKEQQRSVLRPAVLQAPQPKALSQTVPSSGTNGVSLPADCTGAVPAASPDTVARRSPSEAADEVCALEEKEPQKNESSNASEEEACEKKGPATQQAFVFGQNLRDRVKLINESVDEADMENAGHPSADTPTATNYFLQYISSSLENSTNSADASSNKFVFGQNMSERVLSPPKLNEVSSDANRENAAVESGSESSSQEATPEKESLAESAAAYTKATARKCLLEKVEVITGEEAESNVLQMQCKLFVFDKTSQSWVERGRGLLRLNDMASTDDGTLQSRLVMRTQGSLRLILNTKLWAQMQIDKASEKSIRITAMDTEDQGVKVFLISASSKDTGQLYAALHHRILALRSRVEQEQEAKMPAPEPGAAPSNEEDDSDDDVLAPSGATAAGAGDEGDGQTTGST, encoded by the exons AGGAAAGGAGCAGTGGCTTCCGGTTGAAGCCGCCGACGCTGATCCACGGCCAAGCCCCCAGCGCAG GTCTGCCAAGCCAGAAGCCCAAGGAGCAGCAGCGGAGCGTGCTTCGCCCGGCAGTGTTACAGGCTCCGCAGCCAAAGGCACTGTCCCAGACTG TCCCCAGCAGTGGCACCAACGGGGTCAGCCTCCCAGCAGACTGCACGGGGGCAGTGCCAGCAGCATCCCCTGACACTGTTGCACGGAGAAGTCCTTCTGAAGCTGCCGATGAGGTGTGTGCACTTGAG GAGAAAGAGCCCCAGAAAAATGAGTCCAGCAATGCCTCTGAAGAGGAAGCCTGTGAGAAGAAAGGCCCCGCCACACAGCAAGCCTTTGTGTTCGGGCAGAACTTGAGGGACAGAGTTAAG CTGATCAATGAGAGCGTGGACGAAGCTGACATGGAGAATGCTGGACACCCCAGCGCAGACACGCCAACCGCAACGAACTATTTCCTTCAGTATATCAGTTCCAG TTTAGAGAACTCAACCAATAGTGCCGACGCCTCCAGCAACAAATTTGTATTTGGCCAGAACATGAGCGAGCGAGTTTTG AGCCCCCCAAAATTAAACGAGGTCAGTTCAGATGCCAACAGGGAAAATGCAGCTGTCGAGTCAGGGTCTGAGTCCTCGTCCCAGGAGGCCACCCCTGAGAAAG AGTCCCTGGCCGAGTCGGCAGCCGCCTACACCAAGGCAACAGCGCGGAAGTGTTTGTTGGAAAAAGTGGAAGTCATCACCGGGGAGGAGGCGGAGAGCAATGTGTTACAG ATGCAGTGCAAGCTGTTTGTCTTCGACAAGACCTCACAGTCCTGGGTGGAGAGAGGCCGGGGGCTGCTCAGACTCAATGACATGGCATCCACGGACGACGGCACGCTACAGTCCCGACTAG TGATGCGGACCCAAGGGAGCCTGCGACTGATCCTCAACACCAAGCTCTGGGCCCAGATGCAGATCGACAAGGCCAGCGAGAAGAGCATCCGCATCACAGCCATGGACACCGAGGACCAGGGCGTGAAGGTTTTCCTGATCTCG GCCAGCTCCAAGGACACGGGTCAGCTGTACGCAGCCCTGCACCACCGCATCCTGGCCCTGCGCAGCCGTgtggagcaggagcaggaggccAAGATGCCCGCGCCTGAACCTGGGGCAGCCCCGTCCAACGAGGAGGATGACAGCGACGACGATGTCCTGGCTCCTTCAGGGGCCACCGCGGCTG GTGCTGGCGACGAAGGGGACGGGCAGACGACCGGGAGCACATAG